In Heliangelus exortis unplaced genomic scaffold, bHelExo1.hap1 Scaffold_90, whole genome shotgun sequence, a genomic segment contains:
- the SP7 gene encoding LOW QUALITY PROTEIN: transcription factor Sp7 (The sequence of the model RefSeq protein was modified relative to this genomic sequence to represent the inferred CDS: inserted 4 bases in 3 codons; deleted 1 base in 1 codon), which translates to MGDTYTATFPSPPGLLSPSPSPQTSPSPYAPDYGPFAPPFPAPPGPQEVLGGPVVVTTKGHPPGDCLAGVYPPLEMPHPYGSWYKGGIGGGLPGGSGPAAPTWWDVHPNGGWLGGAGRGGGRPYRAPSKLSPPSAPPLPAYPSDFPPLTPPPYPHXPTPPPTPPKPPPGDPQKGPRGGGGGNSLGGRPACDCPNCQELERLGGVGGTTPGGARRKPIHSCHIPGCGKIYGKASHLKAHLRWHTGKDPSAAIGLFCGKRFTRSDELERHXRTHTREKKFTCLLCGKRFTRSDHLSKHQKTHAESGTPTSQPPKTTPSGIGEQXPSIPQPPPGSPGKEAGSPEAGSLLEI; encoded by the exons ATGGGTGACACCTACACCGCCACCTTTCCCAGCCCCCCGGGGCtgctctcc ccctccccaagtccccaaacctcccccagcccatACGCTCCAGATTATGGCCCCTTCGCCCCCCCCTTCCCGGCCCCCCCAGGTCCTCAGGAGGTTCTTGGTGGCCCCGTGGTGGTGACAACCAAAGGCCACCCCCCAGGGGACTGCTTGGCGGGGGTCTACCCCCCCTTGGAGATGCCCCATCCTTACGGTTCGTGGTACAAAGGAGGGATCGGGGGGGGGTTACCGGGGGGGTCCGGTCCGGCTGCACCCACCTGGTGGGACGTGCACCCCAATGGGGGTTGGTTGGGGGGggccgggagggggggggggagaccTTACAGAGCCCCCTCCAAGCTCAGCccaccctcagccccccccctccccgcttACCCTTCGGAttttccccccctcaccccccctccttaccccca cccaaccccaccccccacccccccaaagcccccacCCGGTGACCCCCAGAAGGGTccccggggaggaggaggaggaaactcTTTAGGAGGTCGCCCCGCTTGCGATTGTCCTAATTGCCAAGAATTGGAGAGGTTGGGGGGTGTCGGGGGGACAACCCCGGGAGGGGCCCGAAGGAAACCGATCCACAGCTGCCACATTCCCGGCTGCGGGAAAATTTACGGGAAAGCTTCGCACCTGAAAGCTCATTTGAGGTGGCACACGGGGAAAGACCCTTCGGCTGCAATTGGCCTCTTCTGTGGGAAAAGGTTCACCAGGAGCGACGAGTTGGAGAGAC GTCGGACCCACACCCGCGAGAAAAAATTCACCTGCCTGCTCTGCGGGAAACGCTTCACCCGCAGCGACCACCTCAGCAAACATCAGAAAACCCACGCGGAAAGTGGGACCCCCACGAGCCAACCTCCGAAAACCACCCCCTCGGGAATCGGGGAGC CGCCAAGCATCCCGCAGCCACCGCCGGGATCTCCCGGGAAAGAAGCCGGAAGTCCCGAGGCTGGGAGTTTGTTGGAGATTTGA